Proteins encoded within one genomic window of Companilactobacillus zhachilii:
- a CDS encoding CAP domain-containing protein, with protein sequence MFSKTKRAAILVAASALLATSLGGNIVFADTTASANTNTSTVTTTNNASDSDITTATNDSVDPNKTVNPSTSSDNSSNDTANTAVTQASYKNIDVASVKMAMLSELNRLRAQNGLQALTSVGVLNNYAQIRTDSFISTGGVDNHAGWNSANMAPYNLTAEENIAQMPFSMIGSTDPTVIAQKITHEFYSELYDSEPNFGHRKNMLNPYINYVGIGLSISNNGMVYFSQEMGNDQASYSKYDPSDVYAYFLTNNNDYANVSKYDIADASKTNADYASRDNYVTADLRGGVSTKNAITPLYDRYGNKRTDLALSPNSDWISDMIAVINGNYFYHVSTNGFVSANDALPWASFLAGASVTATTEARIYDNNGHYTGQTVSPNSKWIVDRRAVNPLTGVKMYRISTNAWIQQNQLVQN encoded by the coding sequence ATGTTTTCTAAAACTAAGAGAGCAGCTATCTTAGTAGCTGCAAGTGCACTTCTTGCTACCAGTTTAGGCGGAAATATTGTTTTTGCTGATACAACTGCAAGCGCCAACACTAATACTTCAACGGTAACAACGACAAATAATGCGAGTGATTCTGATATCACCACCGCAACAAACGACAGTGTCGACCCCAATAAGACGGTGAATCCTTCTACTTCATCTGACAACAGTTCCAATGACACAGCTAATACTGCCGTAACACAGGCCAGTTATAAGAATATTGATGTTGCTTCAGTTAAAATGGCAATGTTATCAGAGTTAAATCGTCTTCGAGCTCAAAATGGTTTGCAAGCATTAACATCAGTTGGTGTTTTAAATAACTATGCTCAAATTAGAACTGACTCATTCATCAGTACTGGTGGCGTTGATAACCATGCTGGCTGGAATTCAGCAAATATGGCTCCATATAACCTAACAGCTGAAGAGAATATCGCTCAAATGCCATTTTCAATGATTGGATCAACTGACCCAACTGTAATTGCTCAAAAGATTACACATGAATTTTATAGTGAACTATATGATTCAGAACCTAACTTTGGCCATCGTAAGAATATGCTAAACCCATATATCAATTACGTTGGTATTGGTTTGAGTATTAGCAATAATGGTATGGTTTATTTCTCACAAGAAATGGGGAATGACCAAGCTTCATATAGTAAATATGATCCAAGCGATGTTTATGCATATTTCTTAACTAACAATAATGATTATGCTAACGTTTCAAAGTACGATATTGCTGATGCTTCTAAGACAAATGCCGATTATGCAAGTCGAGATAACTATGTAACTGCTGATCTTCGTGGTGGGGTTTCAACAAAGAATGCAATCACACCACTTTATGACCGCTATGGTAATAAACGAACGGATTTAGCTCTATCACCAAACAGTGATTGGATCTCCGATATGATTGCAGTTATCAATGGTAACTATTTCTACCACGTAAGTACGAACGGCTTTGTTTCAGCAAATGATGCTTTACCATGGGCTTCATTCTTAGCCGGAGCTAGTGTTACAGCTACTACTGAGGCAAGAATCTATGATAATAATGGTCACTATACTGGTCAAACAGTCAGCCCTAATAGTAAATGGATCGTTGATAGACGTGCCGTTAATCCATTAACTGGAGTTAAAATGTACCGTATTAGTACTAACGCTTGGATTCAACAAAACCAATTAGTTCAAAATTAA
- a CDS encoding site-specific integrase produces MKQLVLPIKDTNVLNEVKNTLLRNFKYGRRNYTIFQTGKATLLRVSDVMSLKYRDVFDDYDDLRKNAYIHDKKTGKPNTLYLRPIKRDLLLYQEWRLENHVQSEWLFPSMERPERHVSEKQFYKIMAKTGDLLSINYLGTHTMRKTGAYRVYIQSNYNIALVMRLLNHSSQQMTLAYLGLDQESREQMLDQVDFG; encoded by the coding sequence ATGAAACAGCTAGTTTTACCTATAAAAGATACGAATGTCCTCAATGAAGTTAAAAATACGCTCCTCAGGAACTTTAAATACGGTCGTCGAAACTACACCATTTTTCAAACTGGTAAAGCAACACTCTTACGAGTTTCAGACGTGATGTCATTAAAGTATCGTGACGTTTTTGATGATTATGATGACTTGCGAAAAAATGCATATATTCACGATAAAAAAACTGGCAAACCGAATACATTGTATTTGCGTCCAATTAAACGTGATCTGCTACTTTATCAAGAATGGCGTTTAGAAAATCACGTTCAATCGGAATGGCTCTTTCCTTCTATGGAACGTCCTGAACGTCATGTATCAGAAAAACAGTTTTATAAAATAATGGCCAAAACGGGTGATTTGTTGAGCATTAATTATTTAGGCACACATACGATGCGGAAAACCGGTGCCTATCGCGTGTATATTCAATCAAATTATAATATTGCCTTGGTTATGCGGTTACTAAACCATAGTAGTCAGCAAATGACTTTGGCATACTTGGGATTGGATCAAGAGTCTCGTGAACAAATGTTAGATCAAGTGGATTTTGGGTAA
- a CDS encoding nucleotidyl transferase AbiEii/AbiGii toxin family protein, producing the protein MKLSFTNGQQFKAKIRNRARHDHITPQLLMQEVLLDELVERISKSAYRDNLILKGGFLIASLLGVDTRSTRDIDTSVKGIDVSKGQISKVFNEICSMNKDSDITLTVKK; encoded by the coding sequence ATGAAACTTAGCTTTACAAACGGTCAACAGTTTAAAGCAAAGATAAGAAACAGGGCCCGTCATGATCACATAACTCCACAACTTTTAATGCAAGAAGTACTACTAGACGAATTAGTCGAACGTATATCAAAATCAGCTTATAGGGATAATCTTATTTTAAAAGGTGGTTTTTTGATTGCCTCTTTATTGGGAGTTGATACTAGGTCGACAAGAGATATTGATACTTCGGTAAAAGGTATCGATGTATCAAAAGGCCAAATAAGCAAAGTATTCAATGAAATATGTAGTATGAATAAGGACAGCGATATTACTTTAACCGTTAAAAAATAG
- a CDS encoding nucleotidyl transferase AbiEii/AbiGii toxin family protein — MYTSRVETKIDVSTGDIITPGQIEYRHHMIFNNQSVMIMAYNIESILSEKIETIVSRQELNTRLKDYYDVYMFDKYNKQDIDFGVLKAAIIKTMDERGTSSLIGKLQNIIESNMISLSLKDGWNKYRNSNYYAKNITFEETCNSAIDLVKQCHIEN, encoded by the coding sequence ATATATACAAGTAGGGTTGAAACAAAAATAGATGTATCCACAGGAGATATAATTACGCCTGGACAAATTGAATATCGACATCATATGATTTTTAATAATCAATCTGTAATGATAATGGCCTATAACATCGAATCAATATTATCTGAAAAAATTGAAACGATTGTATCAAGACAGGAATTAAACACAAGGTTAAAGGATTACTATGACGTTTACATGTTTGATAAATATAATAAGCAGGATATTGATTTCGGTGTTTTGAAAGCAGCAATAATAAAGACTATGGATGAGCGTGGTACGAGTTCACTTATTGGAAAGTTACAAAATATAATTGAATCAAACATGATCTCTTTAAGTCTAAAAGATGGTTGGAATAAGTATAGAAATAGTAATTACTATGCAAAAAATATTACTTTTGAAGAGACATGTAATTCTGCTATTGATCTTGTAAAGCAATGCCATATTGAAAATTAA
- a CDS encoding type IV toxin-antitoxin system AbiEi family antitoxin domain-containing protein → MTEKIINNFLKRNNGQLTSEDAKHLKIPSITLTRLVKNGRLERLGRGVYIDPQIFGDDMFAIQYRFKKGIFYKDTSLFLHGMIDRTPDTYEMNFPSNYNSIALKKYPIKVHRQIDPYYSMGIEEIMSPDQHLIKTYNIERTLCDIVQTRNPSDSETINQALNSYIKMKSKNLGLLSEYAKKLNVQSKIQAYMEVLL, encoded by the coding sequence ATGACTGAAAAAATAATTAATAATTTTTTAAAAAGAAACAACGGTCAACTTACTTCAGAAGATGCTAAGCATTTAAAGATACCCTCAATTACTTTAACAAGATTAGTTAAGAATGGACGTCTGGAAAGACTTGGACGAGGAGTATATATTGACCCCCAAATTTTTGGAGATGATATGTTCGCTATACAATATAGATTCAAAAAAGGAATTTTTTATAAGGATACTTCATTATTTCTCCATGGAATGATTGATAGAACTCCTGATACATACGAAATGAATTTCCCATCAAATTACAATTCAATCGCTTTAAAAAAATATCCTATTAAAGTTCATCGTCAAATAGACCCATATTATTCCATGGGTATTGAAGAAATTATGAGTCCTGACCAACATTTGATCAAAACATATAATATAGAACGTACGTTATGTGATATTGTTCAAACTAGAAATCCTTCGGATTCAGAAACAATAAATCAAGCTTTGAATTCATACATTAAAATGAAATCAAAAAATCTGGGATTACTAAGCGAATATGCAAAGAAATTAAATGTTCAGAGTAAAATTCAAGCATATATGGAGGTTCTATTATGA